In the genome of Bacillus sp. S3, one region contains:
- a CDS encoding lysophospholipid acyltransferase family protein — MTFYDFAKSVVFTIFKPWYRVEAIGVENIPKEGGVLLCSNHIHNLDPIIVGIMAPRPVHYMAKEEIFRVPVLGGIVRKCNAFPVKRGFSDREALRTGLKILKDGHVFGLFPEGTRSKTGELGKGLSGAGFFALRSDAQVVPCAVIGPYKSLKKLKMVYGKPIDMDEMRKTKASAEQVTELIMSEIHKLIKEHQ; from the coding sequence GTGACGTTTTATGATTTTGCAAAATCAGTCGTTTTTACCATTTTTAAACCATGGTATAGGGTAGAGGCTATTGGAGTAGAAAATATTCCAAAAGAAGGCGGAGTCCTTCTATGTTCCAATCACATTCATAACTTAGATCCAATAATTGTTGGCATCATGGCACCCCGACCGGTTCATTATATGGCGAAGGAGGAAATATTTCGCGTCCCTGTACTTGGCGGCATCGTTAGGAAATGTAATGCCTTCCCGGTAAAAAGGGGATTTAGTGACCGTGAGGCGCTTAGAACTGGTTTAAAGATTCTAAAAGATGGGCATGTATTTGGTCTCTTCCCGGAGGGAACAAGAAGTAAGACTGGAGAGCTGGGCAAAGGTCTTTCCGGAGCTGGATTCTTTGCCTTAAGGTCAGATGCGCAGGTTGTTCCATGCGCAGTTATTGGCCCGTATAAAAGTTTGAAGAAATTAAAAATGGTTTACGGGAAACCAATTGATATGGATGAAATGCGAAAGACAAAAGCGTCAGCGGAGCAGGTTACTGAATTAATTATGTCAGAAATTCATAAACTTATAAAAGAGCATCAATAG
- the fni gene encoding type 2 isopentenyl-diphosphate Delta-isomerase has product MSRSERKWDHIRFALNKRQKRSTVFDDIKFIHQSLPNISVADIRLDHSIGGLSLSSPIFINAMTGGGGEKTYQINKELAKAAKMTGIAMAVGSQMSAIKEKGERYTYEIVRKENPSGIIIANLGSEATIENAKLAIDMIEANALQIHLNVIQELTMPEGDRDFSGALKRIEDIVNAVHIPVIVKEVGFGMTKETVKSLSQVGVAAVDIGGSGGTNFAEIENKRREKTFSFFNEWGIPTPISIIEAAVMSEEISIIGSGGFLTAHEIAKGIALGANAIGMAGYLLRILVEKGIEGLQNEIETFHHELMMIMTALGAKTISDLKKAPLVISGETYHWLSQRGIDTKHFSRRSIH; this is encoded by the coding sequence GTGTCAAGATCTGAACGAAAATGGGATCATATTCGCTTTGCCCTTAATAAAAGGCAAAAACGTTCAACAGTTTTTGATGATATCAAGTTTATTCACCAAAGCTTGCCGAATATCAGTGTCGCTGATATTCGCTTAGACCACTCAATTGGCGGACTTTCTTTAAGTTCGCCAATTTTTATCAATGCGATGACTGGCGGCGGCGGGGAAAAAACGTATCAGATTAACAAAGAGCTGGCTAAGGCAGCGAAAATGACTGGAATAGCTATGGCGGTAGGGTCACAAATGTCTGCAATTAAGGAAAAGGGTGAAAGGTATACATACGAAATAGTTCGAAAAGAAAATCCAAGTGGGATCATTATTGCGAATTTAGGCAGTGAAGCAACAATTGAGAATGCCAAATTGGCAATTGATATGATTGAGGCCAATGCCTTGCAAATCCATTTAAATGTGATCCAAGAACTGACGATGCCTGAGGGGGATCGTGATTTCTCGGGAGCCTTAAAGAGAATTGAGGACATTGTTAATGCTGTACATATTCCCGTTATTGTCAAAGAAGTAGGGTTCGGAATGACAAAGGAAACAGTAAAATCACTTTCCCAAGTTGGCGTTGCTGCGGTTGATATCGGAGGATCCGGAGGAACAAATTTTGCAGAAATAGAAAATAAGCGTAGAGAAAAAACGTTCTCGTTTTTTAATGAATGGGGTATTCCTACGCCAATTTCTATCATTGAGGCTGCGGTGATGTCTGAGGAAATCTCGATCATTGGCTCGGGAGGATTTTTAACTGCGCATGAAATTGCAAAAGGCATAGCATTGGGGGCAAATGCCATTGGCATGGCGGGATATTTGCTGCGGATTCTTGTAGAAAAAGGAATAGAAGGATTGCAGAATGAAATAGAAACTTTTCACCACGAATTAATGATGATAATGACCGCTTTAGGAGCAAAAACTATTTCAGATTTAAAAAAGGCACCGTTGGTGATCTCCGGAGAAACTTATCATTGGTTAAGTCAAAGGGGTATTGATACAAAACATTTTAGCCGTCGTTCTATTCATTAA
- the der gene encoding ribosome biogenesis GTPase Der, which produces MVKPVIAIVGRPNVGKSTIFNRIVGERISIVEDIPGVTRDRIYSSGEWLTHDFNVIDTGGIDIGDEPFLEQIRQQAEVAIDEADVIIFLTNGREGVTAADEEVAKILYKSKKPIVLGVNKIDNPEMREQIYDFYSLGFGEPIPVSGSHGLGLGDLLDEAAKHFPKNKPIEYDEDVVKFSLIGRPNVGKSSLVNAILGEDRVIVSNIAGTTRDAIDSPYTYNGQKYVIIDTAGIRKKGKVYESTEKYSVLRALRAIERSDVVLVVINAEEGIIEQDKKIAGYAHEAGRAVVIVVNKWDAIEKDEKTMKELEQKIREHFLFLSYAPIVFLSAKTKKRIHTLIPMINTASENHSMRVETSVLNDVIMDAVAMNPTPTDKGKRLKIYYATQVAVKPPAFVVFVNEPELMHFSYERFLENRIRDAFGFEGTPIKIYARERK; this is translated from the coding sequence ATGGTAAAACCAGTTATTGCCATTGTAGGACGTCCCAACGTTGGAAAGTCAACAATTTTTAATAGAATTGTCGGGGAACGAATTTCCATTGTCGAGGATATTCCGGGAGTAACAAGAGATCGTATATATAGTTCAGGAGAGTGGTTGACACATGATTTTAATGTCATTGACACTGGTGGAATTGATATTGGCGATGAACCGTTTTTAGAGCAAATTCGTCAACAAGCAGAAGTGGCGATTGATGAAGCAGATGTGATAATCTTCCTTACAAATGGGCGAGAAGGGGTAACAGCTGCTGATGAAGAAGTAGCAAAAATTTTATACAAGTCGAAAAAACCGATTGTTTTAGGAGTAAATAAAATTGATAATCCTGAAATGCGGGAGCAAATTTATGACTTTTATTCTTTAGGATTTGGTGAACCGATCCCTGTTTCTGGTTCTCACGGACTGGGTCTGGGTGATTTATTGGACGAGGCAGCAAAACACTTTCCAAAAAATAAGCCAATCGAATATGATGAAGATGTGGTCAAGTTTTCCTTAATTGGCAGACCGAATGTCGGAAAGTCTTCGCTTGTGAATGCAATTTTAGGTGAAGACCGTGTGATCGTCAGCAATATTGCCGGTACCACTCGTGATGCGATTGATTCACCATATACGTATAATGGGCAAAAATATGTCATCATTGATACTGCGGGAATAAGAAAAAAAGGGAAAGTGTATGAGAGTACTGAAAAATATAGTGTTCTCCGTGCACTTAGAGCCATTGAGCGTTCGGATGTGGTCCTTGTGGTTATTAACGCAGAAGAAGGAATCATCGAACAGGATAAGAAGATAGCCGGATACGCTCATGAGGCTGGACGAGCCGTTGTTATTGTGGTCAATAAATGGGACGCAATTGAAAAAGATGAGAAGACAATGAAAGAGCTGGAACAAAAGATTCGGGAACATTTCTTATTTCTTAGCTATGCTCCAATTGTGTTTTTATCTGCCAAAACGAAAAAGCGGATTCATACTCTTATACCCATGATTAATACGGCAAGTGAAAACCATTCCATGCGGGTAGAAACAAGTGTGTTAAATGATGTCATAATGGACGCTGTGGCGATGAATCCGACACCAACAGACAAGGGGAAACGCTTGAAAATTTATTATGCTACACAAGTTGCAGTCAAACCTCCTGCATTTGTTGTCTTTGTTAATGAACCTGAATTAATGCATTTCTCCTATGAGCGGTTTCTTGAAAATCGAATTAGAGACGCTTTTGGATTCGAGGGAACCCCTATCAAAATTTATGCCAGAGAAAGAAAATAA
- a CDS encoding YpfB family protein has protein sequence MKRVEGFLIKVIIIQFVFLFLSQLIFHQIDVFPQIKQLTKYEGVNENTLTEILQTFQERDK, from the coding sequence ATGAAAAGAGTAGAAGGGTTTCTCATTAAAGTGATCATTATACAATTTGTATTTCTATTTTTATCTCAGCTTATTTTTCATCAAATAGATGTTTTCCCGCAAATTAAACAATTGACCAAATATGAAGGGGTAAATGAAAATACTCTCACTGAAATTCTCCAAACCTTTCAAGAAAGAGACAAATAA
- a CDS encoding YpzI family protein yields MGRDRQEKKLKASRRVESDRDQALHYPGATKLSSPEEARGLNDGKK; encoded by the coding sequence ATGGGAAGAGACCGCCAAGAAAAAAAGTTAAAAGCAAGTAGAAGAGTAGAGTCAGACCGAGATCAAGCATTACACTATCCAGGCGCAACAAAGCTGTCAAGTCCAGAAGAAGCAAGAGGTTTAAACGACGGGAAAAAATAA
- the rpsA gene encoding 30S ribosomal protein S1 gives MSEELNQVEVKSFEVGDKVTGQVTKVEEKQVLVAVQGSKLDGIIPISELSSLHIEKASDAASEGDELELEVLKVEEEALILSKRKVDAEKAWDSLEQQFQNGEVFETEVKDVVKGGLVVDLGVRGFVPASLVEAHFVEDFSDYKGRTLTFKIVELDKEKNRLILSHRAVVEEEKGKQKQNLLGALKVGEVIDGTVQRITDFGAFVDIGGIDGLVHISQLSYEHVDKPADVVQEGQQVKVKVLSVDRDNERISLSIKETLPGPWSNISEKAPKGSVLDGIVKRIVSYGAFVEVFPGVEGLVHISQIAHKHIGTPHEVLKEGQEVKVKVLEANEQDQRLSLSIKELLEKEVEENLDYELPEESKGFQLGEVIGDKLKNLRK, from the coding sequence ATGTCGGAAGAATTAAATCAAGTAGAAGTGAAAAGTTTTGAGGTTGGGGATAAAGTAACCGGACAAGTTACGAAGGTTGAAGAAAAACAGGTGCTTGTGGCTGTACAAGGAAGTAAACTAGATGGGATTATTCCAATTAGTGAACTTTCAAGTCTGCATATTGAAAAAGCATCTGATGCGGCGTCAGAAGGTGATGAGTTAGAGCTTGAAGTGTTAAAAGTAGAGGAAGAAGCGTTAATCCTCTCGAAAAGGAAAGTTGATGCAGAAAAGGCTTGGGATAGCTTAGAACAACAATTTCAAAATGGTGAGGTTTTTGAGACAGAAGTAAAGGACGTTGTGAAGGGCGGCCTTGTTGTCGATCTTGGAGTCCGTGGGTTTGTCCCTGCATCGCTGGTTGAAGCACATTTTGTCGAGGATTTCAGTGATTACAAAGGACGTACGCTTACCTTTAAAATTGTTGAACTGGATAAAGAAAAGAACCGCTTAATCCTTTCACATCGAGCAGTTGTCGAGGAAGAAAAAGGTAAACAAAAACAAAATCTTCTTGGCGCGCTTAAGGTAGGTGAAGTCATTGACGGGACAGTTCAACGGATTACTGATTTTGGAGCATTCGTAGATATTGGTGGAATCGATGGACTTGTTCATATTTCACAATTATCCTATGAGCATGTTGATAAGCCTGCAGATGTTGTACAGGAAGGTCAACAGGTCAAAGTAAAGGTATTAAGTGTGGACCGCGATAACGAAAGGATTTCTTTATCGATAAAAGAAACACTTCCAGGACCATGGTCCAATATTTCAGAAAAAGCACCTAAAGGCAGTGTTTTAGATGGAATCGTTAAAAGAATAGTTTCTTATGGCGCTTTTGTAGAAGTTTTCCCAGGTGTAGAAGGTCTTGTTCATATTTCTCAAATTGCTCATAAGCACATTGGAACACCGCATGAAGTGTTAAAAGAAGGACAAGAAGTAAAAGTTAAAGTGCTTGAGGCGAATGAGCAGGATCAACGCCTATCATTAAGCATTAAAGAATTGCTTGAAAAAGAGGTTGAGGAAAACCTCGATTATGAGCTTCCAGAAGAGTCAAAAGGCTTCCAGCTTGGAGAAGTTATTGGAGATAAATTAAAGAATCTAAGAAAATAA
- the cmk gene encoding (d)CMP kinase, protein MEKKLSIAIDGPAAAGKSTVAKIVAEKLSYVYIDTGAMYRALTYKAIMNHLNLEDEASLVDTLSTTDIKLLPSEIGQLVYLDKKDVTQEIRSSVVTNNVSIVSIHKKVREEMVRRQQSFATEGGVVMDGRDIGTHVLPNAEVKVFLLASVVERAERRHQENLQKGFASDLEKLKEEIARRDKIDSEREVAPLKKAEDATEIDTTSLAIPEVVEKIMALVHERIG, encoded by the coding sequence ATGGAAAAGAAATTATCAATTGCAATTGACGGCCCTGCTGCAGCCGGAAAGAGTACCGTAGCAAAAATTGTAGCAGAAAAACTTTCATATGTGTATATCGATACTGGTGCGATGTATCGGGCATTGACATATAAAGCAATCATGAACCATCTTAATCTGGAAGATGAAGCATCATTAGTAGATACCCTTTCAACGACTGATATTAAGCTGCTTCCTTCAGAAATAGGTCAATTAGTCTATCTAGACAAAAAAGATGTAACACAAGAGATTCGTTCCTCAGTGGTTACTAATAATGTTTCGATTGTTTCCATTCATAAAAAGGTCCGTGAAGAAATGGTAAGAAGACAACAAAGTTTTGCCACAGAAGGCGGTGTTGTCATGGATGGACGAGATATCGGTACGCATGTTTTGCCTAATGCAGAAGTAAAGGTTTTTTTGCTTGCAAGTGTAGTGGAAAGAGCAGAAAGGCGCCATCAAGAAAATCTGCAAAAAGGATTTGCTTCTGATTTAGAAAAATTAAAAGAAGAAATTGCACGTAGAGATAAAATCGACTCTGAAAGAGAAGTGGCTCCATTAAAAAAAGCCGAAGATGCAACTGAAATTGACACAACCTCATTAGCCATTCCTGAAGTTGTAGAAAAAATTATGGCTCTGGTGCACGAAAGGATTGGGTAA
- the ypeB gene encoding germination protein YpeB, which translates to MIRGILIGVLAVGVAGTAYWGYQEHQEKNAILLNAENNYQRAFHNLSYRMDILHDKIGTTLAMNSKDTLSPSLIEVWRLTSQAHGDVGQLPLTLLPFNKTEEFLANIGNFSYRTAVRDLGKEPLTDKEYDTLKVLYKQSGDIQNELRSVQHMVLKNNLRWMDVELALASGKETTDNTIIDGFKTVEKTVSGYEETDFGPTITNMQKKDENFKKIKGKTISSREAIQIAKKYMKFDGNSQIKVTENGKGSDYGFYSVSIKNKQTGQEASMDITKKAGHPIWFINNREIAKQTLSLNQADNKAAAFLKETGFKDLEVFESTQYDNIGMFNFVTNINGIRIYPQSVKVKVALDNGDIIGVSAEDYLKSLNTRTIEKPAMTMEQARSKVNPKLKVMEDRQAIILNDLNEEVLCYEFLGTINDDTYRIFINAKNGYEEKVEKLKNAEAVYEDVL; encoded by the coding sequence TTGATTAGAGGAATATTAATTGGTGTTCTAGCAGTCGGTGTCGCTGGAACCGCTTATTGGGGCTACCAAGAACATCAAGAAAAAAATGCAATCCTATTAAACGCAGAAAACAATTATCAACGTGCATTCCATAATCTTTCCTACCGGATGGATATACTCCACGATAAGATTGGGACAACACTAGCGATGAACTCTAAGGACACTTTGTCTCCTTCATTAATTGAAGTGTGGAGGCTTACATCGCAAGCGCACGGGGATGTGGGTCAACTTCCATTAACATTATTACCGTTTAACAAGACAGAAGAATTCCTGGCTAACATCGGAAACTTTAGTTATCGAACCGCTGTTAGGGATTTAGGAAAAGAGCCTTTAACAGATAAGGAATATGACACATTAAAGGTGCTTTATAAGCAATCCGGAGACATTCAAAATGAACTGAGAAGTGTCCAGCATATGGTATTAAAAAATAACCTTCGATGGATGGATGTTGAGTTAGCGTTGGCATCGGGAAAAGAAACGACTGATAACACCATTATTGATGGTTTTAAAACGGTTGAAAAAACTGTTTCCGGCTATGAGGAAACTGATTTCGGGCCGACAATTACGAATATGCAAAAAAAGGATGAAAACTTTAAAAAAATAAAAGGAAAAACTATTTCTAGCCGAGAAGCAATCCAAATTGCAAAAAAATATATGAAGTTTGATGGTAATTCACAGATAAAGGTTACTGAAAATGGCAAAGGCTCTGATTATGGCTTTTACAGTGTGTCAATTAAAAATAAACAAACCGGGCAAGAAGCAAGCATGGACATTACGAAAAAGGCCGGTCATCCTATTTGGTTTATTAATAACAGGGAAATAGCGAAACAAACGCTCAGTCTAAATCAGGCTGACAACAAGGCTGCCGCATTTTTAAAGGAAACTGGATTTAAAGATTTAGAAGTGTTTGAAAGCACACAATATGATAATATCGGCATGTTTAATTTTGTTACAAACATTAACGGAATTAGAATATATCCACAATCAGTAAAAGTAAAAGTGGCCTTAGATAATGGCGATATTATTGGTGTTTCAGCAGAGGATTACTTAAAATCTCTAAATACTAGAACAATTGAGAAACCTGCAATGACAATGGAACAGGCGAGATCTAAGGTAAATCCGAAATTAAAAGTTATGGAAGACCGTCAAGCCATTATTTTGAACGATTTAAATGAAGAAGTATTATGTTATGAGTTCCTTGGAACCATTAATGATGATACCTATCGAATATTCATAAACGCAAAAAATGGGTATGAAGAGAAAGTCGAAAAGCTAAAAAATGCAGAGGCTGTATACGAGGATGTTCTATAA